In a single window of the Methanofollis ethanolicus genome:
- a CDS encoding putative sulfate/molybdate transporter translates to MTGPGEEVRKGSGLRFNLSEAAGSVGDFGTILPIVLGVALVCNVNLSYIFLFFALWYVISGLYYRLPIPVEPLKAVGAIAIAEGLTAGEIAASGLIMGVLFLALGLVGGMRYLSDRIPTSVVRGVQAGLALLLLKTSFGFVAADPLFAGISVGVVLLFFLAALRWKVKDLSALLVLGIGVCAGVLSAGLPSLSAISLPALVLPNPADVFFAAWYLVPPQIPLTLTNAILATALLTRDLFRTEVDPDRLSRTIGVMNLVSVPFGGFPMCHGAGGLAAQYRFGARTGGSNIIAGAIFLGFALFFASPESLALIPIGVFGGLLIFAAVELGKHSMKTDSIFVTVVIAALSVLMNITVGFVIGLMLAWALERYGRAKAAKRGS, encoded by the coding sequence GTGACAGGGCCGGGAGAGGAAGTACGAAAAGGATCTGGCCTACGATTCAATCTCAGCGAGGCCGCAGGATCTGTCGGCGACTTCGGTACCATCCTCCCGATCGTGCTCGGCGTCGCCCTTGTCTGCAACGTGAACCTCTCGTATATCTTCCTCTTCTTCGCCCTCTGGTACGTGATCTCCGGCCTCTACTACCGCCTGCCCATCCCGGTCGAACCCCTGAAGGCCGTCGGGGCGATCGCGATCGCCGAGGGCCTCACCGCGGGGGAGATCGCCGCCTCCGGACTGATCATGGGCGTCCTCTTCCTTGCTCTCGGCCTCGTCGGAGGTATGCGTTATCTCAGCGACCGTATCCCGACCTCTGTCGTCCGCGGCGTGCAGGCGGGACTCGCCCTCCTCCTCCTGAAGACTTCCTTCGGTTTCGTCGCCGCCGACCCCCTCTTCGCCGGGATCTCGGTGGGCGTCGTCCTCCTGTTCTTCCTCGCCGCGCTCCGCTGGAAGGTTAAAGATCTCTCGGCCCTCCTCGTCCTCGGGATCGGGGTCTGTGCGGGCGTGCTCAGCGCGGGCCTCCCGTCTCTCTCTGCGATATCTCTGCCCGCGCTCGTCCTCCCGAACCCTGCCGACGTCTTCTTCGCCGCATGGTACCTCGTCCCCCCGCAGATCCCCCTGACCCTCACCAATGCCATCCTTGCCACGGCCCTCCTGACGCGGGACCTCTTCAGGACAGAGGTCGACCCCGACCGCCTTTCCCGGACGATCGGCGTCATGAACCTCGTCTCCGTTCCCTTCGGAGGATTTCCGATGTGTCACGGTGCCGGCGGCCTTGCCGCCCAGTACAGATTCGGCGCACGGACAGGAGGCTCGAATATCATCGCCGGGGCCATCTTCCTGGGCTTCGCCCTCTTCTTCGCCTCGCCTGAGAGCCTCGCCCTGATCCCGATAGGGGTCTTCGGCGGCCTCCTCATCTTTGCGGCGGTCGAACTCGGCAAACACAGCATGAAGACCGATTCCATCTTTGTGACCGTGGTCATCGCCGCCCTCTCCGTTCTCATGAACATCACGGTGGGCTTTGTCATCGGGCTCATGCTTGCCTGGGCCCTGGAAAGGTACGGGAGGGCCAAGGCAGCAAAAAGAGGGAGTTAA
- a CDS encoding DNA-3-methyladenine glycosylase family protein, with the protein MKDLCRIALHDDEPFDLDATLGCGQAFRWEKMDDGWWHGIAGSRGVRIRQDGPLLSFHGADERFIRRYLALDLDLPGILASVDRDPVIHAAIDRCLGLRLLRQEPFETLISYICATNANIPVIRKRVRLLAESYGRSLPGGGHAFPTADELISSTECSLREGCVMGYRAPYVCRTAAICADDPAWAERAAELPYVEAREELLRFPGVGPKAADCILLFAFQKYEAFPVDVWIRRIMRRSYLPHLREEGAMTAKEYRDIRDFAWGHFGRYAGWAQEYLYCVRDGA; encoded by the coding sequence ATGAAAGATCTCTGCAGGATCGCTCTGCACGACGACGAACCCTTCGACCTCGACGCCACCCTGGGGTGCGGCCAGGCCTTCAGGTGGGAAAAAATGGACGACGGGTGGTGGCACGGCATCGCAGGCAGCCGTGGGGTCCGGATCAGGCAGGACGGACCTCTGCTCTCCTTCCACGGCGCCGACGAGAGATTTATCAGGCGATACCTTGCCCTCGACCTCGACCTCCCCGGCATTCTCGCCTCGGTCGACCGCGACCCCGTGATCCACGCGGCCATCGACCGCTGCCTGGGCCTGCGCCTCCTCCGGCAGGAGCCCTTCGAGACCCTGATTTCATACATCTGCGCCACGAACGCGAACATTCCGGTGATCAGGAAGAGGGTGCGTCTGCTTGCCGAAAGTTACGGGCGGTCCCTCCCCGGCGGCGGTCATGCCTTTCCGACGGCCGACGAACTCATCTCGTCGACCGAATGCTCGTTGCGGGAGGGGTGCGTGATGGGCTACCGGGCGCCGTACGTCTGCCGGACCGCGGCGATCTGCGCGGATGACCCCGCGTGGGCGGAGAGGGCCGCCGAACTCCCATACGTGGAGGCGAGGGAGGAACTCCTCCGCTTCCCGGGCGTCGGCCCGAAGGCGGCGGACTGCATCCTCCTCTTCGCCTTCCAGAAGTACGAGGCCTTCCCTGTGGACGTGTGGATACGCCGGATCATGCGCCGCTCGTACCTCCCCCACCTCAGGGAGGAGGGGGCGATGACCGCAAAGGAGTACAGGGATATCAGGGACTTTGCATGGGGGCACTTCGGCAGGTACGCCGGGTGGGCGCAGGAATACCTTTACTGTGTGCGGGACGGGGCCTGA
- the nifB gene encoding nitrogenase cofactor biosynthesis protein NifB — translation MVDEAYRKAKVGDQEVPYDPEQLRKIQEHPCYSDTACHTFGRCHLPVAPHCNIQCNYCVRDFDCVNESRPGVTSRVVKPAETVDLVTKVVTEFPYVKVIGIAGPGEPLANEETFETLRLIHEAFPHLIMCISTNGLLLPEKIDEIAEYGVGNVTVTLNAVDPAIGEKIYSFVNYHGTHHTGREAAEVLLKNQLEGIRMAVERKMFVKVNTVYIPGVNDEHIVEIAKKVGEMGAFSFNLIPLIPQYKFAGITPPTPAEKKAMQDACAPYIKQMRHCARCRSDAIGKLGKDVQSRIYSNCSCEQKE, via the coding sequence ATGGTCGACGAAGCATACCGGAAAGCGAAAGTCGGGGATCAGGAGGTGCCCTACGACCCCGAGCAGTTGCGGAAGATCCAGGAGCACCCCTGCTACTCGGACACCGCCTGCCACACCTTCGGGCGCTGCCACCTGCCGGTCGCACCGCATTGCAATATCCAGTGCAATTATTGCGTGCGTGATTTCGACTGCGTGAACGAGAGCAGGCCTGGGGTGACTTCCCGCGTGGTAAAACCGGCCGAAACTGTGGACCTGGTCACAAAGGTGGTCACAGAGTTCCCGTACGTCAAGGTGATCGGGATCGCGGGGCCAGGGGAACCCCTCGCAAACGAGGAGACCTTCGAGACTCTCCGCCTTATCCACGAGGCTTTTCCCCACCTGATCATGTGCATCTCCACAAACGGCCTCCTTCTCCCGGAGAAGATCGACGAAATTGCAGAGTATGGCGTCGGCAACGTGACCGTCACCCTCAATGCCGTCGATCCCGCGATCGGCGAGAAGATCTACTCCTTCGTCAACTACCACGGCACGCACCACACCGGCCGCGAGGCGGCCGAGGTCCTCCTGAAAAACCAGCTTGAGGGGATCAGGATGGCCGTTGAGAGGAAGATGTTCGTGAAGGTGAACACGGTCTATATCCCGGGCGTCAACGATGAGCACATCGTCGAGATCGCAAAGAAGGTTGGGGAGATGGGGGCATTCTCCTTCAACCTGATCCCCCTGATCCCGCAGTATAAGTTCGCCGGGATCACCCCGCCGACGCCAGCGGAGAAGAAGGCGATGCAGGACGCCTGCGCCCCCTATATCAAACAGATGCGCCACTGCGCCCGCTGCCGCTCGGACGCGATCGGGAAACTCGGCAAGGACGTGCAGTCCCGTATCTACTCGAACTGTTCCTGCGAACAGAAAGAATAA
- a CDS encoding winged helix-turn-helix domain-containing protein has protein sequence MLSHTIPLRRETLEVLSSEQRVQILKHLDKRRMTITELSEEMECAKSTVHHHVEKLIASGFVAAIDEGHRWVYLELTTQGHMILHPSERTRIVLLLTSIPFAFLGGMVLLGFYLTRPVLYTGDVHPLWNIPDPLFLVGGIGLLGAGTVLAAYAILQKKARVKPSPSVTLATD, from the coding sequence ATGCTCTCGCACACCATCCCACTCAGAAGAGAAACACTTGAAGTTCTTTCATCCGAGCAACGGGTGCAGATACTGAAACACCTCGACAAAAGACGGATGACAATAACCGAACTGTCAGAGGAGATGGAGTGCGCCAAGTCGACAGTCCATCACCACGTGGAAAAACTCATTGCTTCAGGGTTTGTTGCAGCGATCGACGAGGGGCATCGCTGGGTCTATCTTGAGTTGACGACTCAGGGGCACATGATATTGCATCCATCTGAGAGGACCAGGATTGTTCTTCTCCTGACCTCTATCCCGTTCGCATTCCTGGGAGGGATGGTTCTTCTCGGATTCTATCTGACACGGCCAGTCCTGTACACCGGTGATGTACATCCGCTCTGGAATATTCCAGACCCCCTCTTTCTGGTAGGGGGCATCGGTCTCCTCGGGGCCGGTACTGTTCTTGCGGCCTATGCTATCCTTCAAAAAAAGGCCCGGGTGAAACCCTCACCCTCGGTAACACTCGCCACCGATTAA
- a CDS encoding ABC transporter permease, which produces MGFIIDGILEAVHLIVTLDPDVIEITALSLVVSLTATVAATLIAVPFGASVTFNEFPGKKILIQLIQTLYSLPTVIVGLLLFLLLTRHGPLGFLGILFTPQAMILAQTILVLPIMTGLTITAISGVDATIRDTILSLGATRLQFLKHVVREARFAILGAVALGFGRAISEVGAAILIGGNIYGRTRVLTTAITLNTSQWNIGTSIALGIILLGIALVVNTVVTIYQQR; this is translated from the coding sequence ATGGGCTTTATCATCGACGGCATTCTTGAGGCTGTTCACCTCATCGTCACGCTTGACCCCGACGTCATAGAGATCACCGCCCTTTCCCTCGTCGTCTCCCTGACTGCAACCGTTGCGGCGACGCTCATCGCCGTCCCCTTCGGGGCCTCGGTCACGTTCAACGAATTTCCCGGGAAAAAAATCCTCATCCAACTTATCCAGACCCTGTACTCCCTGCCGACCGTCATCGTCGGTCTGCTGTTGTTCCTCCTCCTCACCCGTCACGGTCCTCTCGGGTTTCTCGGCATTCTCTTCACGCCGCAGGCGATGATCCTTGCCCAGACTATCCTGGTCCTCCCCATCATGACCGGGCTCACGATCACCGCGATCTCGGGCGTGGACGCGACGATCAGGGACACGATCCTCTCCCTCGGGGCGACGCGCCTCCAGTTCCTCAAGCACGTCGTCAGGGAGGCCCGGTTTGCGATCCTCGGGGCGGTCGCCCTCGGCTTCGGCCGGGCGATCTCCGAGGTCGGTGCGGCGATCCTCATCGGCGGGAACATCTACGGTCGGACCCGCGTCCTGACGACGGCGATCACCCTCAACACATCGCAGTGGAATATCGGCACCTCGATCGCCCTCGGGATCATCCTCCTCGGCATCGCCCTCGTCGTGAACACGGTGGTGACTATCTACCAGCAGCGGTGA
- a CDS encoding metallophosphoesterase, whose protein sequence is MVSYARPLAAVLFALLLLLAGGLACGAAGAGDLTVTPLTVTGVPGTIVLLSDLHISEGNRDLIERTVRETNSLHPSLVLIAGDFVAGYGRDGVPDLSPLAGIRAPVYAVLGNHDYGISSRGRGEMLKEADLSVEGYDLSPLADGTTDTALADAVCARLEEAGVVVLRNEYATEEVGNSTVLVVGLDDGLAGRARFPDALPDADYRIVLIHEPECRAAWDVDLVLCGHTHGGQVDLPALGKPAAWFGYDPSAGLIEEGKRTVYVSRGIGTTPLLGMDIRLNCPPEITVIRGQAPSRTQ, encoded by the coding sequence ATGGTGTCCTATGCCCGCCCTCTCGCAGCAGTCCTCTTCGCTCTTCTCCTTCTCCTTGCCGGAGGCCTTGCCTGCGGCGCCGCCGGGGCCGGGGACCTGACCGTCACCCCCCTCACGGTGACAGGGGTGCCCGGCACGATCGTCCTCCTCTCGGACCTCCATATCTCAGAGGGGAACCGTGACCTGATCGAGAGGACTGTCAGGGAGACGAACTCCCTACACCCCTCCCTCGTGCTCATCGCCGGAGACTTTGTCGCGGGATACGGGAGGGACGGGGTGCCTGACCTCTCCCCCCTCGCCGGCATCAGGGCACCGGTGTACGCCGTGCTTGGCAACCACGACTACGGTATCTCCAGCCGCGGTCGGGGAGAGATGTTGAAAGAGGCAGACCTCAGCGTCGAAGGCTACGACCTCTCCCCTCTTGCCGACGGCACGACCGACACCGCCCTTGCCGACGCGGTTTGTGCCCGCCTTGAGGAGGCCGGCGTTGTGGTGCTCAGGAACGAATACGCGACAGAAGAGGTCGGGAACAGTACCGTGCTCGTCGTCGGCCTCGACGACGGCCTGGCAGGGAGGGCGCGGTTCCCTGATGCCCTCCCCGACGCCGACTATCGCATCGTACTCATCCACGAACCCGAGTGCCGGGCCGCCTGGGACGTCGACCTCGTCCTCTGCGGTCATACCCATGGCGGTCAGGTCGACCTTCCCGCCCTCGGAAAACCTGCGGCATGGTTCGGCTACGACCCCTCTGCCGGCCTGATCGAGGAGGGAAAAAGGACCGTCTATGTCAGTCGCGGCATCGGCACCACGCCCCTTCTCGGCATGGACATCCGCCTCAACTGCCCGCCCGAGATCACGGTGATACGGGGTCAGGCCCCGTCCCGCACACAGTAA
- a CDS encoding ABC transporter ATP-binding protein, giving the protein MIELSHVAKNFGEKVVLKDVNAAIRDGEIFAIIGPSGSGKSTLLRLINLLDTPSGGEILLDGADIHADRGSALGFRRQMAMVFQKPAAFNETVYDNIAIGLRIRHVPEAGIREKIAAALEVIGLSGYEKRKAKTLSGGEMQRVAIARAVVTDPVVLLLDEPTANLDPVATEAIEDLVVRINREMNQTVVLSTHDMLQGQRLAHRIGVLMDGVFAQIGTPREVFAMPKNRYVARFVGIENIIEGEVRENSDGVAAIAAGWVTIAAVTPLGPGTKVCACIKPEDITIHLADGTGISARNVLSGRVTGVRAYGPLNHLTVDCGIPFTVLVTWKSAEELGIREGMAVKISFKASAVHVVED; this is encoded by the coding sequence ATGATCGAACTCAGTCATGTTGCAAAGAATTTCGGCGAGAAAGTCGTCCTGAAAGACGTGAACGCAGCGATCCGGGACGGCGAGATCTTTGCGATCATCGGCCCCTCGGGGTCGGGCAAGTCCACCCTCCTCCGCCTGATCAACCTCCTGGACACCCCCTCGGGCGGGGAGATCCTCCTCGACGGCGCCGACATCCACGCGGACCGGGGGAGCGCCCTCGGGTTCAGACGGCAGATGGCGATGGTCTTCCAGAAACCGGCGGCCTTCAATGAAACTGTCTATGACAACATTGCGATCGGCCTGCGGATCAGGCATGTCCCCGAGGCCGGGATCAGGGAGAAGATCGCGGCCGCCCTCGAGGTGATCGGGCTTTCCGGCTATGAGAAACGGAAGGCAAAGACCCTCTCGGGCGGGGAGATGCAGAGAGTCGCCATCGCCCGTGCGGTCGTCACCGACCCTGTCGTCCTCCTCCTCGACGAACCGACCGCAAACCTCGACCCTGTGGCAACCGAGGCGATCGAGGACCTGGTCGTGCGTATCAACAGGGAAATGAACCAGACGGTGGTCCTCTCGACGCACGACATGCTCCAGGGCCAGAGGCTCGCCCACAGGATCGGGGTGCTGATGGACGGTGTCTTCGCCCAGATCGGGACGCCGCGTGAGGTCTTTGCGATGCCGAAGAACCGGTATGTGGCGCGGTTTGTCGGGATCGAGAACATCATCGAGGGAGAGGTGCGGGAGAACAGCGATGGCGTCGCCGCCATTGCCGCCGGTTGGGTGACGATCGCCGCGGTCACCCCTCTCGGGCCGGGGACGAAGGTCTGCGCCTGTATCAAACCCGAGGACATCACCATCCACCTTGCCGACGGGACCGGCATCTCGGCGCGAAACGTCCTCTCCGGGAGGGTGACCGGGGTACGGGCCTACGGCCCCCTCAACCACCTCACGGTCGACTGCGGCATCCCTTTCACTGTTCTTGTCACCTGGAAGTCTGCCGAAGAACTCGGCATCAGGGAGGGGATGGCGGTGAAGATCTCCTTCAAGGCCAGTGCTGTCCACGTCGTCGAGGATTAA
- a CDS encoding adenosylhomocysteinase: protein MKTGQQKMDWARQYMPVLGSIRKEFEETKPLAGVTIGMALHVEAKTAVLVETLAAGGAEVYITGCNPLSTQDDVAAALGEVPGVHCYAKRACSNEEYYAAINQVLDAHPVITIDDGMDLIFELHTRRQELIEYVIGGCEETTTGIHRLRSMAAEGALKFPVIAVNDTPMKRHFDNVHGTGESSLSAIMATTNCLLAGKFLVVAGYGFCGGGVARKARGLGARVVVTEVDPRRALEAHMDGFTVMPMDEAAKIGEIFITTTGNTSILTERHFGSMRDGVILSNAGHFNVEIDVKWLEEHAERIERRDGIDTYIFGEKKIHVLAEGRLVNLATPKGMGHPIEVMDLSFALQALSARYMAEHGKDLSPGVYDVPNVIDEEVAERKLASLGIAIDALTDEQKHYMSAWNIGT, encoded by the coding sequence ATGAAGACCGGTCAGCAGAAGATGGACTGGGCACGGCAGTACATGCCGGTGCTCGGCAGCATCAGAAAGGAATTCGAGGAGACGAAGCCCCTCGCGGGCGTGACCATCGGGATGGCCCTCCACGTGGAGGCAAAGACCGCCGTCCTTGTCGAGACCCTGGCGGCAGGCGGGGCCGAGGTGTACATCACCGGCTGCAACCCCCTCTCTACCCAGGACGACGTGGCCGCGGCCCTCGGCGAGGTGCCGGGCGTGCACTGCTATGCGAAGAGGGCGTGCTCGAACGAGGAGTACTACGCGGCGATCAACCAGGTCCTCGACGCGCACCCGGTGATCACCATCGACGACGGCATGGACCTGATCTTCGAACTCCACACCCGCCGGCAGGAACTTATCGAGTACGTGATCGGCGGCTGCGAGGAGACGACGACAGGCATCCACCGTCTCCGCTCGATGGCGGCAGAAGGCGCGCTGAAGTTCCCGGTGATCGCGGTGAACGACACCCCGATGAAGCGCCACTTCGACAATGTCCATGGCACAGGCGAGAGTTCGCTCTCCGCGATCATGGCGACCACAAACTGCCTCCTTGCCGGCAAGTTCCTGGTCGTCGCAGGCTACGGCTTCTGCGGCGGCGGTGTGGCGCGGAAGGCCCGCGGTCTCGGCGCACGCGTGGTCGTCACCGAGGTGGACCCGCGCCGCGCCCTTGAGGCGCACATGGACGGCTTCACCGTGATGCCGATGGACGAGGCGGCAAAGATCGGCGAGATCTTCATTACGACGACGGGGAACACCTCGATCCTCACGGAGCGCCACTTTGGCTCGATGCGTGACGGCGTGATCCTCTCCAATGCCGGCCACTTCAATGTCGAGATCGATGTGAAGTGGCTTGAGGAGCACGCGGAGAGGATCGAGCGCCGCGACGGCATCGACACCTACATCTTCGGCGAGAAGAAGATCCACGTCCTTGCCGAGGGCCGCCTGGTGAACCTGGCGACGCCGAAGGGCATGGGCCACCCGATCGAGGTCATGGACCTCTCCTTCGCTCTCCAGGCCCTCTCCGCCCGGTACATGGCGGAGCACGGGAAGGACCTCTCTCCGGGCGTCTACGATGTCCCGAACGTCATCGACGAGGAGGTCGCGGAGAGGAAGCTCGCCTCTCTCGGGATCGCGATCGACGCCCTCACCGACGAGCAGAAGCACTACATGTCAGCCTGGAATATCGGGACATAA
- a CDS encoding amino acid kinase family protein — MTAQRFELNSGLRGETMVRKGLMKRIDEIPQIRIMPDLNVIKIGGHGTMDFGREVVFPIVEEIGALKEAGEKVLVVTGGGVRVRHIMDIGINLGMPTGVLAELASKISEQNALMMSLLLSKYGGTQVKSGDLLELPTLAALGLLPVTHGTPPYGLYEQPAEIGSIPPNRTDTGAVLIAEVMGAKNCILAKNVDGLYTEDPRIDPAAELIPEIRADELLGRDMEDMVLEKKAVELLLHTKHVKEIRVVNGHVRGNITKAVRGEKVGTLIRA, encoded by the coding sequence ATAACGGCACAACGCTTTGAACTCAACTCCGGCCTCCGCGGCGAGACCATGGTGCGGAAGGGTCTCATGAAGCGGATAGACGAGATCCCGCAGATCAGGATCATGCCGGACCTCAATGTGATCAAGATCGGCGGTCATGGCACGATGGACTTCGGCCGCGAGGTCGTCTTCCCGATCGTCGAGGAGATCGGCGCCCTGAAGGAGGCCGGCGAGAAAGTCCTTGTCGTCACAGGCGGCGGCGTGCGCGTCAGGCATATCATGGACATCGGGATCAACCTCGGGATGCCGACCGGAGTCCTCGCCGAACTCGCCTCCAAGATCAGCGAGCAGAACGCCCTGATGATGTCCCTCCTCCTCTCGAAGTACGGCGGGACCCAGGTGAAATCGGGCGACCTCCTCGAACTCCCGACCCTCGCCGCTCTCGGACTCCTGCCGGTGACTCACGGCACCCCTCCGTACGGCCTCTATGAGCAGCCTGCCGAGATCGGGTCGATCCCGCCGAACCGGACTGATACAGGTGCCGTGCTCATCGCCGAGGTGATGGGTGCGAAGAACTGCATCCTTGCAAAGAACGTCGACGGCCTTTACACCGAGGATCCCCGCATCGATCCGGCGGCCGAGTTGATCCCTGAGATCAGGGCAGACGAACTCCTCGGCAGGGACATGGAGGATATGGTCCTTGAGAAGAAGGCGGTCGAACTCCTCCTCCACACCAAACACGTGAAGGAGATCAGGGTGGTCAACGGCCATGTGCGCGGGAATATCACGAAGGCCGTTCGTGGCGAGAAGGTCGGGACCCTGATCCGGGCCTGA
- the hisF gene encoding imidazole glycerol phosphate synthase subunit HisF, whose protein sequence is MALTKRIIPCLDIKNGRVVKGTHFEGLRDAGDPVELAARYNEQGADEVVFLDITASKEGRGTIIPVIERAADELFLPLTVGGGIRTLDDITRILRAGADKVSINTSAVDDPTLITRAAERFGTQCVVVAIDVRANPTMREGVTPISLPDGRTVWYEVMTMGGSHPTGIDAVRWAKEVEERGAGEVLLTSMETDGTKNGFDIPVTRAVSGSVGIPVIASGGVGTLEHFREGFALGKADACLAASVFHYGEMTVSQVKEYLAGQGIPVRL, encoded by the coding sequence ATGGCACTCACCAAACGGATCATCCCCTGCCTCGACATCAAGAACGGCAGAGTGGTGAAGGGGACGCACTTCGAGGGACTCCGCGACGCGGGCGACCCGGTCGAACTTGCGGCGCGCTACAATGAGCAGGGAGCGGACGAGGTGGTCTTCCTGGATATCACGGCCTCGAAGGAGGGAAGGGGCACGATCATCCCGGTCATCGAGCGTGCTGCCGACGAACTCTTCCTCCCCCTCACCGTCGGGGGCGGGATCAGGACACTCGACGACATCACCCGGATCCTCAGGGCCGGCGCGGACAAGGTCTCCATCAACACGAGCGCAGTGGACGATCCCACCCTGATCACCAGGGCCGCGGAGCGCTTCGGAACCCAGTGCGTCGTCGTCGCCATCGACGTGCGGGCCAACCCGACGATGCGGGAAGGGGTGACCCCCATCTCCCTCCCGGACGGCCGGACCGTGTGGTACGAGGTGATGACGATGGGCGGGTCGCACCCGACAGGCATCGACGCGGTCAGGTGGGCAAAAGAGGTCGAGGAACGCGGCGCCGGCGAGGTCCTGCTCACGAGCATGGAGACGGACGGCACGAAAAACGGGTTTGATATCCCGGTCACCCGCGCCGTCTCCGGGAGCGTGGGCATCCCGGTCATCGCCAGCGGCGGTGTCGGGACGCTGGAGCACTTCAGAGAGGGGTTCGCCCTCGGCAAGGCGGACGCCTGTCTTGCGGCAAGCGTCTTCCACTACGGGGAGATGACCGTCAGCCAGGTCAAGGAGTACCTGGCCGGACAGGGTATCCCGGTACGGCTCTGA
- a CDS encoding substrate-binding domain-containing protein encodes MKKSIFMLFAAVMIVAAFACGCTGTGDVTPTPTATPTAAETTAAPAETQTLLIATTTSLYDTGLLDALKTDFEKKYNAKVDIISAGTGKALGYGENGDVDVMMVHDRAREDAFLAAGHGIDRRVFAYNFFVIVGPASDPAGVKNMTPEQAFTTIREKGLADPATVKFVSRGDDSGTHSKEKAIWKAAGFNYSTDIQKSGEWYIEAGTGMGATLVMADEKQAYTLSDIGTYLASKDKISLVPLVEEGDILLNVYSAMRINPEKHPGVNATISKDWINYLITPETQKMIETFGVDTYGEPLFYPAAGNWEKMGVNQSEVEDPVA; translated from the coding sequence ATGAAAAAGAGCATCTTTATGCTTTTTGCAGCAGTCATGATCGTTGCTGCATTTGCATGCGGCTGTACCGGCACCGGGGACGTGACCCCAACGCCGACAGCAACGCCGACCGCGGCGGAAACGACGGCGGCTCCTGCAGAGACGCAGACTCTCCTCATCGCCACGACGACAAGTCTCTATGACACCGGACTCCTCGACGCCCTGAAAACTGATTTCGAGAAGAAGTACAATGCAAAGGTCGACATCATCTCGGCCGGCACCGGCAAGGCCCTCGGCTACGGGGAGAACGGCGACGTAGACGTGATGATGGTCCATGACCGCGCCCGCGAAGACGCGTTCCTTGCTGCAGGCCACGGCATCGACCGCCGCGTCTTCGCCTACAACTTCTTCGTCATCGTCGGCCCTGCATCGGATCCGGCAGGCGTGAAGAACATGACCCCCGAGCAGGCCTTCACCACGATTCGTGAGAAGGGCCTTGCCGACCCGGCGACGGTGAAGTTCGTCTCCCGCGGAGACGACTCTGGCACGCACTCCAAGGAGAAGGCGATCTGGAAGGCCGCAGGCTTCAACTACTCGACCGACATCCAGAAGTCGGGCGAGTGGTACATCGAGGCCGGCACCGGCATGGGTGCGACCCTGGTGATGGCCGACGAGAAGCAGGCCTATACGCTCTCCGACATCGGCACCTACCTTGCGAGCAAGGACAAGATCAGCCTCGTGCCCCTTGTCGAAGAGGGCGATATCCTCCTCAACGTCTACTCCGCGATGCGGATCAACCCGGAGAAGCACCCCGGCGTGAACGCCACCATCTCCAAGGACTGGATCAACTACCTGATCACCCCCGAGACACAGAAGATGATCGAGACCTTCGGCGTGGACACGTACGGCGAACCCCTCTTCTATCCGGCCGCAGGCAACTGGGAGAAGATGGGCGTGAACCAGTCTGAAGTGGAAGACCCGGTGGCATAA
- the tsaA gene encoding tRNA (N6-threonylcarbamoyladenosine(37)-N6)-methyltransferase TrmO: protein MADINVKSTDPHDLAILYRPIGVIRSGFTEQADTPIQPVFSRSDGRVEIFPEYAEGLLDLDAFSHIILLYHFNRAGDVELRRKPFLDGSRERGIFAIRHFNRPNPIGLSIVGLKAVRGNVLEISGVDILDNTPLLDIKPYIYPFDHRENVRSGWVDLQTGGRTPEKCTPAELSGQGDLSRGPSP from the coding sequence ATGGCCGATATTAATGTCAAGAGCACAGACCCCCATGACCTCGCGATCCTGTACAGGCCTATCGGAGTCATCAGGTCTGGTTTTACCGAGCAGGCAGATACTCCGATCCAACCTGTTTTTTCCAGGTCAGATGGTCGTGTGGAGATCTTTCCCGAGTATGCGGAAGGTCTGCTGGATCTCGACGCTTTCTCCCACATCATCCTCCTCTACCATTTTAACCGTGCCGGCGATGTCGAGCTCAGGCGAAAGCCGTTTCTGGACGGTTCACGTGAGAGGGGGATCTTCGCGATCCGCCACTTCAACCGCCCGAATCCAATCGGCCTCTCCATCGTGGGACTGAAGGCTGTGCGCGGGAACGTCCTTGAGATCTCCGGCGTGGACATTCTGGACAACACCCCCCTCCTCGACATCAAGCCATACATCTACCCGTTTGACCACAGGGAAAATGTCCGTTCCGGATGGGTGGACCTGCAAACAGGAGGCCGCACGCCCGAGAAGTGCACGCCTGCGGAATTGTCCGGGCAGGGAGACCTCAGTCGAGGGCCCTCGCCCTGA